A single genomic interval of Macadamia integrifolia cultivar HAES 741 chromosome 6, SCU_Mint_v3, whole genome shotgun sequence harbors:
- the LOC122082724 gene encoding lysine-specific demethylase JMJ25-like — translation MMAVLGRKESRFSQPSGKKNELKGMQQFSNVAERLKKRTTLKLLENGDRKRPVEKQQRENKIFSWEEAKASVERTVPNQGIRPSSLELVTEEYSRRKNVSNKRKIMGDGCQEEEFTLIKKRMRGIEDLYGVKKIRDSKEGKQKTFEPRVFSSCSASTSFSSSSSATIFNVDKDNFASCMARNPKESCQWKEKAHANNRCHQCERSDRQIVVRCSKCEEKLYCIRCIKQWYPQISVEEIAKACPFCRGNCNCTTCLRSGVNLKSSIREFTRLKKIQHAQYLIHLLHPFLKKILEEQSEEMEIEARLQGISSSEIDLPQTNCFIDERVYCNNCTTSIVDLHRSCVNCSYELCLSCCREIREGVLLGGAEELKFHYPNRGSEYIHGGDPLPGSSVVIEPTVSLKPLIEWKVNSDGFVPCPPKELGGCGHRRLKLKRILSKFWVLNLHVKVEEMLRGFDVETYHLKQLCSSRTEETIRTAAFRKDASDNNLYCPSSEDALTEEGLLGFQRHWVNGEPVIVRNVLERTSGLSWEPMVMWRALCGNVDMETGSKFYEVKAIDCLAGCEVEISTYDFFKGYTEGRTYQNSWPEMLKLKDWPPSDTFENLLPRHCDEFIKALPFHEYTDPRAGFLNLAVKLPQDSLKPDLGPKSYIAYGIREELGRGDSVTKLHCDMSDAVNILTHTGEVTLSDEQCSLIEMLKRKHRAQDEREQLTIFQSCQQLVTDEESEESNFPGFPLEGNHQTGGALWDIFRRKDVDKLQAYLRKYSHEFRHTYCSRVQQVAHPIHDQSFYLTSAHKRKLKEEYGVEPWTFAQRVGEAVFIPAGCPHQVRNLKSCIKVAMDFVSPENVGECFRLSDEFRQLPKNHKAREDKLEIKKTVLHAISQSIKDLEDLTSSRRRE, via the exons ATGATGGCAGTTTTAGGTCGAAAGGAATCACGCTTCAGCCAGCCCAGTgggaagaaaaatgaattgaagggAATGCAACAATTCTCAAATGTTGCTGAGCGTCTGAAGAAGAGAACAACTCTAAAACTCCTAGAGAATGGAGATAGGAAGAGACCAGTTGAAAAACaacaaagggaaaataaaatattctcaTGGGAAGAAGCCAAAGCTTCGGTTGAAAGAACGGTGCCAAATCAAGGAATTAGACCTTCAAGCCTGGAGCTAGTTACGGAGGAATATTCTCGGAGGAAGAATGtctcaaataaaagaaaaattatgggTGATGGgtgccaggaagaggagtttacTTTGATTaagaagagaatgagaggcaTTGAAGATTTATATGGGgtgaaaaaaataagagattctaaagaaggaaaacaaaagacTTTTGAGCCTAGGGTTTTCTCATCTTGTTCTGCATCAAcatctttttcatcttcttcctcggCTACAATCTTTAATGTTGATAAAGATAATTTTGCTAGTTGCATGGCAAGGAATCCAAAG GAATCTTGTCAATGGAAGGAAAAGGCACATGCAAACAACAGATGCCATCAGTGTGAGAGAAGTGATAGACAAATTGTTGTTCGATGCTCCAAGTGTGAAGAGAAGCTATATTGTATCAGATGTATCAAACAATG GTATCCTCAAATCTCAGTAGAAGAAATTGCTAAAGCTTGCCCATTCTGCCGAGGAAATTGTAACTGCACCACATGCTTGCGTTCAGGTGTAAACTTGAAG AGTTCAATTAGGGAATTCACCAGACTCAAAAAGATCCAGCATGCACAGTATTTGATCCATTTACTTCATCCCTTCCTTAAAAAAATACTTGAAGAACAATCTGAGGAGATGGAGATTGAGGCTAGATTGCAAG GAATATCATCATCTGAAATTGATCTACCACAAACAAATTGTTTCATCGATGAGCGTGTCTACTG TAACAACTGCACAACTTCAATTGTGGATCTTCACAGAAGCTGTGTGAACTGTTCATATGAACTTTGTCTTAGCTGTTGCCGGGAGATTCGTGAAGGTGTCCTTTTGGGCGGTGCTGAGGAATTAAAGTTTCATTATCCAAATAGAGGTTCTGAATACATCCATGGTGGAGATCCTCTTCCTGGTTCCAGTGTTGTGATAGAGCCTACGGTTTCTCTCAAACCTTTAATAGAATGGAAAGTCAATTCTGATGGATTTGTTCCTTGTCCTCCAAAGGAACTGGGTGGTTGTGGTCATCGTCGATTGAAGCTTAAGCGAATCCTTTCAAAATTTTGGGTTCTTAACTTACATGTTAAAGTTGAAGAAATGTTAAGGGGTTTTGATGTTGAAACATACCATTTAAAGCAACTTTGTAGTAGCAGAACAGAAGAAACTATAAGGACAGCTGCATTTAGAAAAGATGCCAGTGATAATAACTTGTATTGTCCATCTTCTGAAGATGCCCTAACGGAGGAAGGACTATTGGGCTTTCAAAGACATTGGGTTAATGGTGAACCTGTCATTGTTCGCAATGTGCTTGAACGAACATCTGGTTTAAGTTGGGAACCAATGGTTATGTGGCGTGCGTTATGTGGCAATGTAGACATGGAGACTGGTTCAAAGTTCTATGAAGTGAAGGCTATTGACTGCTTGGCTGGTTGTGAG GTTGAGATTAGCACATACGATTTTTTCAAAGGGTATACTGAGGGGAGAACATATCAAAATTCTTGGCCGGAGATGCTCAAGCTGAAGGACTGGCCCCCATCTGATACATTTGAGAATCTTTTGCCTCGCCATTGTGATGAATTCATCAAGGCATTGCCTTTTCATGAATACACAGATCCTAGGGCTGGTTTTCTTAATCTTGCTGTGAAGCTACCACAGGATAGCCTAAAGCCAGATTTGGGTCCAAAATCATATATTGCTTATGGAATTCGTGAAGAGCTTGGACGAGGGGATTCTGTAACTAAGCTTCACTGTGATATGTCAGATGCG GTGAATATTTTGACACACACTGGAGAAGTAACACTTAGTGATGAGCAGTGCTCCTTGATTGAAATGTTGAAGAGGAAGCATAGAGCACAAGATGAAAGGGAGCAGCTTACGATATTTCAATCATGTCAACAGCTTGTAACAGATGAGGAGAGTGAAGAATCTAATTTTCCTGGGTTTCCCTTGGAAGGAAACCATCAGACTGGTGGTGCTTTGTGGGACATTTTCCGCAGAAAAGATGTTGATAAGCTGCAGGCTTATCTTAGAAAGTATTCACATGAATTTAGGCACACTTACTGCTCTCGAGTACAGCAG GTTGCTCATCCGATTCATGACCAAAGTTTTTATTTGACATCTGCTCACAAAAGGAAACTGAAGGAGGAATATG gTGTTGAACCATGGACTTTTGCACAAAGAGTTGGAGAAGCTGTATTTATTCCTGCTGGATGTCCTCATCAAGTCAGAAATCTCAAG TCATGCATTAAGGTTGCAATGGACTTTGTCTCACCTGAAAATGTTGGTGAATGCTTCCGGTTGAGTGATGAGTTTAGACAACTTCCCAAGAATCACAAGGCAAGAGAAGATAAACTCGAG ATAAAGAAAACGGTTCTCCATGCCATCAGCCAATCTATCAAGGATTTAGAAGACTTGACATCATCCCGAAGAAGGGAATAA